The following proteins come from a genomic window of Candidatus Bathyarchaeia archaeon:
- a CDS encoding AAA family ATPase — protein MREIHRRGMGYADSGVSERVISQLLTEMDGIMTLEDVVIIAATNRPDIVDPAVLRPGRFDRLIYVPEPDEKARLEIFKLYTKNMPLAKDVNIEYMANTSKGYSGADIDALCREAAMHALRRDVKSKEVTLANFQKAMEKIGPSILPDMETWYKGFMKQVRRVQKPTTFIA, from the coding sequence GTGCGCGAGATACATAGACGTGGAATGGGCTACGCAGACAGCGGTGTTAGTGAACGGGTGATTAGTCAACTTCTAACCGAGATGGATGGAATCATGACGCTGGAAGATGTGGTGATTATTGCTGCGACCAATCGCCCAGACATAGTTGATCCTGCTGTTCTTAGACCTGGTAGGTTTGATCGTTTGATTTATGTTCCTGAGCCTGATGAAAAAGCAAGGCTGGAGATTTTCAAATTATACACGAAAAACATGCCTCTGGCTAAAGATGTGAACATTGAATATATGGCTAATACTTCGAAGGGTTATTCTGGTGCGGATATTGATGCGCTTTGCCGTGAGGCTGCTATGCACGCGTTGCGTAGAGATGTTAAATCAAAAGAGGTTACGCTTGCTAATTTTCAGAAAGCCATGGAAAAGATTGGACCGAGCATCTTGCCTGACATGGAAACATGGTATAAAGGGTTTATGAAGCAGGTTAGACGAGTTCAGAAGCCTACAACGTTCATTGCATAA